The region GGGAAATCGATCTGGTGGTGCTCGATGACCCCGATCACCTGTCCGTCGTGCAGGCGGCTGCAGGGGATGACGTCGATACCCGCCCAGGGCGAGTCCCAGTCGGGCGCCATGAAGCAGTCGCCGGTCCGCAGGTCGAGCGGGTCGACCGAGATCGGCTCGCGCTCCGGCGCCGCGGCCGTGCGGTAGGACTCGGCGACCGGCTGTTCCGGTGCAGTCCTGAGGCCTGCCTGGTCGAGCAGGCCGGGCGCGTAGTGCATGCCCAGCACGGCGAGCGGGGCGTTGACCGCGAGGACGAGCACCGTCCAGATCGAGCCGACCAGCACCCCGGTCCGGGCGCGGTTGCGGGCGGTCTGCGCCTCCCGGGCAGCGGTCGCCGTGTCTCCGGCGCCGATGGCGCGTGCTGCCTGGTTGGCAGCGAGCACGGCGGCGACGGCGAGCGGCCAGAACAGGATCGCGCAGGCGATGATCCAGCCGCGGTGCAGGGGCAGCCGCGGAACGGGTGGGGGGACGGTCACGGCTGATCTCTATCAGGTGATCCGCCCTCGTCGTGGCGGTGTGACCGTTTCGTGAGCCGACTTCACCCGATGGACCGCCGTCTGCCCGCCGCCCCTTCCCCGGGACATACGACCCGTACGACGCCGGGGCCGCACCTCCCGGACGGAAGGTGCGGCCCCGGTGTCGTACGGGTGCTGCGAGCGGTCAGGCC is a window of Promicromonospora sukumoe DNA encoding:
- a CDS encoding septum formation family protein; the protein is MTVPPPVPRLPLHRGWIIACAILFWPLAVAAVLAANQAARAIGAGDTATAAREAQTARNRARTGVLVGSIWTVLVLAVNAPLAVLGMHYAPGLLDQAGLRTAPEQPVAESYRTAAAPEREPISVDPLDLRTGDCFMAPDWDSPWAGIDVIPCSRLHDGQVIGVIEHHQIDFPGSAALEDDFWYDCWSWYETYSGREAVDSSPVWSFQPTREDWAAGDRTSVCFIEALYPVEGEFSAHPQVFELKVNS